A window of the Isosphaera pallida ATCC 43644 genome harbors these coding sequences:
- a CDS encoding terminase gpA endonuclease subunit, whose product MAIDPRKLRPSELCRLLNSTPLGEVINERQLHRHRSRAGLRIGDARHMDLLRYVAWLVQLRHAPRPEPDGDPYEKLKGRARARNIALSLAGRDIGELPAVVNPGRKAQAESNFRFFCESYFPLTFHLPWSKDHLKVIARIEQAVLRGGLFALAMPRGSGKSTICECACIWAVLYGHREFVCLIGSDEGHAMDMLDSIKMELDGNDLLLEDFPEVVYPIQCLDGIANRCKGQLYKGERTHIGWTAREIVLPTVPESKASGAIIKVAGITGRIRGMKYKRADGKTVRPSLVVLDDPQTDESARSLSQCATRESILAGAVLGLAGPGKKISGIMPCTVIRPGDMADNILDRDKHPEWNGERTKMVYSFPANEKLWQQYAELRAESMRQGNAGEEATEFYRQNREAMDAGAVVAWPERFNHDELSAVQHAMNLKLQDEAAFFAEYQNEPLPEEVAGDDELTADQIAGKLNRMKRGEVPIGCNHLTTFIDVQANLLFYVVAAWEDDFTGYVIDYGTFPDQKRPYFTLRDARLTLAGVTGAAGLEGAIYAGLEKLTANLLGRAWRRDDGAELRIERCLIDANWGSATDVVYQFCRQSAHAGIVLPSHGRFVGASSQPFSEYKRRPGDRVGHNWRIPNVHGKRAVRHGVFDTNYWKSFVHARLAVPMGDRGCLSLFGDKPEMHRLFAEHLTAEYRVKTEGRGRTVDEWKPRPERGDNHWLDCLVGCAVAASMQGVVLPGTDGQAPAKRERLSFAKMQKTKRR is encoded by the coding sequence GTGGCGATTGACCCGCGCAAGCTGCGACCGAGCGAGCTGTGCCGGCTGCTCAACTCGACCCCGCTGGGCGAGGTGATCAACGAGCGGCAGCTCCACCGCCATCGGAGCCGGGCCGGCCTGCGCATCGGCGACGCCCGGCACATGGACCTGCTGCGCTACGTCGCCTGGCTGGTGCAGCTGCGACACGCGCCGAGGCCCGAGCCGGACGGCGACCCCTACGAGAAGCTCAAGGGGCGTGCCCGCGCCCGGAACATCGCCCTGTCGCTGGCCGGCCGGGACATTGGCGAGTTGCCGGCGGTTGTGAACCCGGGGCGGAAGGCGCAGGCCGAATCCAACTTCCGCTTCTTCTGCGAGTCGTACTTCCCGCTGACCTTCCACCTGCCGTGGTCCAAGGACCACCTGAAGGTCATCGCCCGCATCGAACAGGCCGTGTTGCGCGGCGGCCTGTTCGCGCTGGCCATGCCGCGCGGCAGCGGCAAGAGCACCATCTGCGAGTGCGCCTGCATCTGGGCCGTGCTGTACGGGCACCGCGAGTTCGTGTGCCTGATCGGCTCGGACGAGGGGCACGCGATGGACATGCTCGACTCCATCAAGATGGAGCTGGACGGCAACGACCTCTTGCTGGAGGACTTCCCCGAGGTCGTCTACCCGATCCAGTGCCTCGACGGCATTGCTAACCGCTGCAAGGGTCAGCTCTACAAGGGTGAGCGGACGCACATTGGCTGGACGGCCAGGGAGATCGTGCTGCCGACGGTCCCCGAGAGCAAGGCGAGCGGGGCCATCATCAAGGTCGCGGGCATCACCGGCCGCATCCGCGGCATGAAGTACAAGCGGGCCGACGGCAAGACGGTGCGGCCCAGCCTCGTCGTCCTCGACGACCCTCAGACCGACGAGTCGGCGCGGTCGCTGTCGCAGTGTGCCACGCGCGAGAGCATTCTGGCGGGAGCGGTGTTGGGTTTGGCCGGCCCCGGCAAGAAGATCAGCGGCATCATGCCCTGCACGGTGATCCGGCCGGGCGACATGGCCGACAACATCCTCGACCGCGACAAGCACCCGGAGTGGAACGGCGAGCGCACCAAGATGGTCTACTCATTCCCCGCCAACGAGAAGCTCTGGCAGCAGTACGCCGAGCTGCGCGCCGAGAGCATGCGCCAGGGGAACGCCGGCGAGGAGGCCACCGAGTTCTATCGTCAGAACCGAGAGGCTATGGACGCGGGGGCGGTCGTCGCCTGGCCGGAGCGGTTCAACCACGACGAGCTGTCGGCCGTCCAGCACGCCATGAACCTGAAGCTCCAGGACGAGGCCGCCTTCTTCGCCGAGTACCAGAACGAGCCCTTGCCCGAGGAGGTCGCCGGCGACGACGAGCTGACGGCCGACCAGATCGCCGGCAAGCTCAACCGGATGAAGCGCGGCGAGGTGCCCATCGGCTGCAACCACCTGACCACGTTCATCGACGTGCAGGCCAACCTGCTCTTCTACGTCGTGGCGGCCTGGGAGGACGACTTCACCGGCTACGTCATTGACTACGGCACCTTCCCCGACCAGAAGCGGCCGTACTTCACCCTCCGCGACGCCCGCCTTACGCTGGCAGGAGTGACCGGGGCGGCCGGGCTGGAAGGGGCGATCTACGCGGGCCTGGAGAAGCTGACGGCCAACCTGCTCGGCCGCGCCTGGCGGCGGGACGACGGGGCCGAACTGCGGATCGAGCGCTGCCTGATCGACGCCAACTGGGGCTCGGCGACCGATGTGGTCTACCAGTTCTGCCGGCAGTCGGCCCACGCGGGGATCGTGCTGCCCAGCCACGGGCGGTTCGTGGGCGCGTCGAGTCAGCCGTTCAGCGAGTACAAGCGCCGGCCGGGCGACCGCGTCGGGCACAACTGGCGCATCCCCAACGTCCACGGCAAGCGGGCCGTGCGGCACGGGGTCTTCGACACCAACTACTGGAAGTCCTTCGTCCACGCCCGCTTGGCCGTGCCGATGGGCGACCGGGGATGCCTGTCGCTCTTCGGCGACAAGCCGGAGATGCACCGTCTCTTCGCGGAGCACCTGACCGCCGAGTACCGGGTGAAGACCGAGGGCCGCGGCCGCACCGTGGACGAGTGGAAGCCGCGTCCGGAGCGGGGCGACAACCACTGGCTCGACTGCCTGGTCGGTTGCGCCGTGGCGGCTTCCATGCAGGGCGTGGTCTTGCCGGGCACGGACGGCCAGGCTCCCGCCAAGCGCGAGCGCCTCAGCTTCGCCAAGATGCAGAAAACCAAACGCCGTTGA
- a CDS encoding dATP/dGTP diphosphohydrolase domain-containing protein encodes MRDYSLHDSGERQQFATGAVRDRQAGKGRFDLLPPLAMNRLARHFEKGAAKYGDRNWERGIPLSRFLDSALRHLFAYLAGRDDEDHLVAAAWNLLAALETDARAAGGRLPPELVDIGPQRPDGTKEAEA; translated from the coding sequence ATGCGTGATTACAGCCTACACGACTCCGGTGAGCGCCAGCAGTTTGCGACCGGGGCCGTGCGGGACCGGCAGGCCGGCAAGGGGCGATTCGATCTGCTGCCGCCGCTAGCCATGAACCGCCTGGCCCGGCACTTTGAGAAGGGCGCGGCCAAGTACGGCGACCGCAACTGGGAGCGGGGCATCCCGCTCAGCCGCTTCCTGGACTCGGCCCTGCGCCACCTGTTCGCCTACCTGGCGGGCCGGGACGACGAAGACCACCTGGTGGCGGCCGCCTGGAACCTGCTGGCGGCCCTGGAGACGGACGCGCGGGCGGCCGGCGGCCGGCTCCCGCCCGAGCTGGTGGACATCGGCCCTCAGCGGCCGGACGGGACAAAGGAGGCGGAAGCATGA
- a CDS encoding HTH domain-containing protein, translating into MAKKKTPKTEAPADAGKKAPKAKPAKAKPEAEAKPKKVGCLDAAAKVLGETGQAMTCQEMIDAMAAKGYWTSPNGKMPAATLYAAILREITTKAKESRFTKTERGKFALAK; encoded by the coding sequence ATGGCGAAGAAGAAGACCCCCAAGACCGAGGCCCCGGCGGACGCGGGCAAGAAGGCCCCGAAGGCGAAGCCCGCCAAGGCCAAGCCCGAAGCCGAGGCCAAGCCGAAGAAGGTCGGCTGCCTGGACGCCGCCGCCAAGGTGCTGGGCGAGACGGGCCAGGCGATGACCTGCCAGGAGATGATCGACGCGATGGCGGCGAAGGGGTACTGGACCAGCCCCAACGGCAAGATGCCCGCCGCCACGCTGTACGCCGCCATCCTCCGCGAGATCACGACCAAGGCCAAGGAGTCCCGCTTCACCAAGACCGAGCGCGGCAAGTTTGCCCTCGCCAAGTGA
- a CDS encoding DUF1937 family protein — MIYLASPYSHPDPAVREQRFRAACRAAVALLCAGQVVFSPITHSHPLAQHGLPGSWQFWEQYDRKFLERCDEVVVLMLDGWEESVGVQAEIRIARELGKPVRYLAPELAPVSPTLAHVASGSPEADPTPIGADRPPTLAHVASEVPG; from the coding sequence ATGATCTACCTGGCCAGTCCCTACTCGCACCCGGACCCGGCGGTGCGCGAGCAGCGGTTCCGCGCCGCCTGCCGGGCGGCCGTTGCCCTGCTCTGTGCCGGCCAGGTGGTTTTCTCGCCCATCACCCACAGCCATCCGCTGGCGCAGCACGGGCTGCCGGGGAGCTGGCAGTTCTGGGAGCAGTACGACCGCAAGTTCCTGGAGCGGTGCGACGAGGTGGTGGTGCTAATGCTGGATGGCTGGGAGGAGAGTGTCGGGGTGCAGGCGGAGATCCGCATCGCGCGGGAGCTGGGCAAGCCGGTACGATATCTGGCCCCGGAGTTGGCCCCCGTTTCGCCCACGTTGGCCCACGTCGCGTCCGGTTCCCCGGAGGCGGACCCCACGCCAATCGGGGCCGATCGCCCGCCCACGTTGGCCCACGTCGCGTCGGAGGTGCCGGGGTGA
- a CDS encoding recombinase family protein, translating to MNRNIKNPKPATLPVVRCAVYTRKSTEEGLEQEFNSLDAQREAGEAFVASQRQEGWTCLPERYDDGGFTGGNMERPALQRLLADIEAGKIDCVVVYKVDRLSRSLLDFAQMMQTFDKHRVSFVSVTQQFNTATSMGRLVLNVLLSFAQFEREIISERTRDKIAATRRKGKWAGGHPLLGYDVDPRGFRLVVNEAEAVRVRAIFNLYLEHEALLPVVQELERRGWVNKRWTTRKGRERGGQPFERTSLYRLLTNVAYVGKVRYKDEVHDGEHPGIVDPADFQRVQTLLQRNGQTRGAPVRNKFGALLKGIIRCVPCDCAMTPSHTTRNGSKRYRYYVCSSAQKRGWNTCPSKSIPAAQIEEFVVGQIKCIGQDRALLAEVLAQARQQDGARTSELEAEQRSLEKDLTRWHAELRKLSCQLRPGDDNGSIISRLADLQERIGLVEGRMRKVREQIQTVQQQLLDEEETAVAMSVFDPVWEALTPREQARVIGLLVERVDYDGASGKVSITFHPTGIKALAQQLADQRREKTA from the coding sequence ATGAACCGCAACATCAAGAACCCCAAGCCGGCCACGCTGCCGGTCGTCCGCTGTGCCGTCTACACCCGCAAGTCCACCGAGGAGGGCCTCGAGCAGGAGTTCAACTCACTCGACGCCCAGCGCGAGGCCGGCGAGGCGTTCGTGGCCAGCCAGCGGCAGGAGGGTTGGACCTGCCTGCCGGAGCGTTACGACGACGGCGGCTTCACCGGCGGCAACATGGAACGTCCGGCCCTGCAGCGGCTGCTCGCCGACATCGAGGCGGGCAAGATCGACTGCGTGGTCGTCTACAAGGTGGACCGCCTGAGCCGCTCGCTGCTCGACTTCGCCCAGATGATGCAGACCTTTGACAAGCACCGCGTCTCCTTCGTGTCCGTCACGCAACAGTTCAACACCGCCACGTCGATGGGCCGGCTGGTGCTGAACGTGCTCCTGTCGTTCGCGCAGTTCGAGCGCGAGATCATCTCCGAGCGCACCCGGGACAAGATCGCCGCCACGCGCCGCAAGGGCAAGTGGGCCGGTGGGCACCCGCTCCTCGGCTACGACGTGGACCCGCGCGGCTTCCGGCTGGTCGTCAACGAGGCCGAGGCCGTCCGCGTGCGGGCCATCTTTAACCTCTACCTCGAACACGAGGCTTTGCTGCCGGTCGTGCAGGAGCTGGAGCGGCGCGGCTGGGTCAACAAGCGCTGGACCACCCGCAAGGGCCGCGAGCGCGGCGGCCAGCCCTTCGAACGCACCAGCCTGTACCGCCTGCTGACCAACGTCGCCTACGTCGGCAAGGTCCGCTACAAGGACGAGGTCCACGACGGCGAGCACCCCGGCATCGTCGATCCCGCCGACTTCCAGCGCGTTCAGACGCTTTTGCAGCGCAACGGCCAGACCCGCGGCGCGCCGGTGCGGAACAAGTTCGGCGCCTTGCTCAAGGGGATCATCCGCTGCGTCCCCTGCGACTGCGCCATGACGCCGTCGCACACGACCCGCAACGGCAGCAAGCGCTACCGCTACTACGTTTGCTCCAGCGCCCAGAAGCGAGGCTGGAACACCTGCCCGTCCAAATCGATCCCCGCCGCCCAGATCGAGGAGTTCGTGGTCGGCCAGATCAAGTGCATCGGCCAAGACCGGGCCCTGCTCGCAGAGGTCCTCGCCCAGGCCCGCCAGCAAGACGGCGCCCGCACGAGCGAGCTGGAGGCCGAGCAGCGGAGCCTGGAAAAAGACCTGACCCGCTGGCACGCCGAGCTGCGCAAGCTCTCTTGCCAGCTCCGGCCGGGCGACGACAACGGCTCGATCATTTCCCGGCTGGCCGATCTGCAGGAACGGATCGGCCTGGTCGAAGGGCGGATGCGGAAGGTCCGCGAGCAAATCCAGACGGTCCAGCAGCAGTTGCTGGACGAAGAAGAGACGGCCGTGGCCATGTCGGTCTTCGACCCAGTCTGGGAGGCGCTGACGCCCCGCGAGCAGGCCCGCGTGATCGGGCTGCTGGTCGAGCGCGTGGACTACGACGGGGCCTCGGGCAAAGTGTCCATCACCTTCCACCCCACGGGCATCAAGGCGCTGGCGCAGCAGCTCGCCGACCAGCGCCGGGAGAAAACCGCATGA
- a CDS encoding DUF2924 domain-containing protein, with product MDTNVGKELAALQRLTVKELRTRYAEVFGEATNANNRAWLVKRLAWRLQALAEGDLSERARRRAAELASDADLRLNPPKALPAVPASERTTAHVLAFRPDDRLPPPGTVLTRRYKGEVLQVKVLPHGFEYEGEVYGSLSAVAKAITGSHCNGYLFFRLGDKGGDA from the coding sequence ATGGACACCAACGTCGGGAAAGAACTGGCCGCGCTGCAGCGGCTGACCGTCAAAGAGCTGCGGACCCGGTACGCCGAGGTCTTCGGCGAAGCGACCAACGCCAACAACCGGGCCTGGCTCGTCAAGCGCCTCGCCTGGCGGCTGCAGGCCCTGGCCGAAGGCGACCTGTCCGAACGCGCTCGTCGCCGGGCTGCCGAGTTGGCCAGCGACGCCGACCTGCGCCTGAACCCGCCCAAGGCCCTGCCTGCCGTGCCTGCCTCGGAGCGGACCACCGCTCACGTCCTCGCCTTCAGACCGGACGACCGCCTGCCGCCGCCGGGCACCGTCCTCACCCGCCGCTACAAGGGCGAAGTACTGCAGGTGAAAGTTCTGCCGCACGGCTTCGAGTACGAGGGCGAGGTCTACGGCTCGCTCAGCGCCGTCGCCAAGGCGATCACCGGCTCGCACTGCAACGGCTATCTGTTTTTCCGCCTCGGCGACAAAGGGGGTGACGCATGA
- a CDS encoding toxin-antitoxin system HicB family antitoxin, whose translation MPETVVHFQIRMPPALHERLASRAREQKASLNALIVGILEQAVQQSHDDSTNHPPNDTTSPSRVKLKSPNPSSTPTD comes from the coding sequence ATGCCTGAAACCGTCGTTCACTTTCAAATCCGCATGCCCCCCGCGCTCCACGAACGCCTGGCTTCGCGCGCCCGTGAGCAGAAAGCCTCGCTCAACGCTCTGATCGTGGGAATTCTTGAACAGGCGGTTCAGCAGTCTCACGATGATTCGACCAACCACCCACCCAACGACACCACTTCCCCCTCGCGTGTCAAACTCAAATCCCCAAACCCCTCGTCTACCCCAACCGATTGA
- a CDS encoding right-handed parallel beta-helix repeat-containing protein — translation MNPAKLLPTTLATFLLGMEATSASIEPPPSRVVHVSPRGDDHNNGDESSPFRTLTRGLKALTAPGDVLEIHAGTYHEGDFTPKVNGRPDLPITVRARAGHKVVVDGKRRFWSFLALRENDGWVIEGLELCHFRSAGIDARHVGYVTIRRMICHANGAAGISLNYASYPHADYDAHLTVEDNICYENGWGDGWASGIHLNNKGEGGGRSHHVIRRNVCFNNVDASSHRTDGNGIMFDVGGGGTARIESNLVFDNGGAGIRVMDGVATILYNTCYRNGWDDRQKWQAPELQLIERHRPDSIRGSVVRHNILWCRTIRPDQRSWLKGPFDAGRIQPDHYEFDHNLLWSDDPRSLVLPSPTTHCVLADPRFPNPTRHDRTTTRHQSLFLDVASASLTSLHDLESRFGLTSASPARAAGQRVPTPPPSAPPELDLLHRPRSPNSPADLGAFVFSDRVTRP, via the coding sequence ATGAACCCGGCGAAGCTGCTTCCAACCACCTTGGCAACATTCCTTCTCGGTATGGAAGCAACTTCCGCCTCGATTGAACCGCCCCCCTCCCGAGTTGTTCACGTCTCGCCCCGCGGCGATGACCACAACAACGGCGACGAGTCCTCTCCGTTTCGAACTCTCACCCGCGGCCTAAAGGCGCTGACGGCCCCGGGCGACGTTCTGGAAATTCACGCCGGGACCTATCACGAGGGTGATTTCACTCCCAAGGTCAACGGACGTCCCGACCTGCCCATCACCGTCCGCGCCCGCGCGGGCCACAAGGTTGTTGTGGACGGAAAGCGTCGGTTTTGGTCGTTCCTAGCGCTTCGTGAAAACGATGGATGGGTCATCGAAGGTTTGGAACTGTGTCACTTTCGCAGCGCGGGGATCGACGCGCGGCATGTCGGTTATGTGACGATCCGGCGCATGATTTGTCACGCCAACGGAGCAGCGGGCATAAGTCTCAACTATGCGTCGTATCCCCACGCCGACTACGACGCCCACCTGACCGTCGAGGACAACATCTGCTACGAAAACGGTTGGGGGGACGGCTGGGCGAGCGGGATTCATTTGAACAACAAGGGTGAGGGAGGTGGACGTTCGCACCACGTGATTCGCCGCAACGTCTGCTTCAACAATGTGGACGCCTCGTCGCACCGCACCGACGGCAACGGCATCATGTTCGACGTTGGAGGCGGCGGCACGGCGCGAATCGAATCGAATCTGGTGTTCGACAACGGCGGCGCGGGCATCCGGGTGATGGACGGCGTAGCGACGATCCTCTACAACACCTGCTACCGCAATGGTTGGGACGACCGCCAAAAATGGCAGGCTCCCGAACTCCAACTCATCGAACGTCACCGGCCCGACTCAATTCGCGGCAGCGTGGTGCGACACAACATCCTTTGGTGCCGAACCATTCGACCCGACCAACGTTCCTGGCTCAAAGGCCCGTTCGACGCGGGCCGAATCCAGCCAGACCATTACGAATTCGACCACAACCTGCTTTGGTCTGACGACCCCCGATCGCTCGTGCTACCCTCTCCCACGACCCACTGCGTCCTCGCCGATCCCCGCTTCCCCAACCCCACCCGACACGATCGTACCACCACGCGCCACCAGTCGCTCTTTCTTGATGTGGCGTCCGCCTCACTGACGAGCCTCCACGACCTGGAAAGCCGTTTTGGTCTGACCTCGGCCTCCCCAGCCCGCGCTGCGGGTCAGCGCGTCCCAACCCCCCCGCCTTCCGCGCCTCCCGAACTCGACCTGCTCCACCGCCCACGTTCACCCAACTCGCCTGCCGATTTGGGCGCGTTCGTCTTTTCAGACCGGGTCACTCGACCCTGA